The DNA sequence GTGCTGGACGAGACCGCGATCATGCCCGACAGCGCCATGGTGAACCTGCTGGAACTGCTGGCGGCGCAGGCCACGAGCTGCCTGGAGAAGCTGAGCACGCTGCGGCGGCTGCACCACCAGGCCAACTCCGACCCGCTGACCGGGCTGCGGCACGGCGGCCCGTTCGGGGCTCGGCTGGCCACGGCGACACCGGGGCAGACGGCGCTGCTCGCGATCGACATCGACGAGTTCAAGACGGTCAACGACACGCTCGGCCACGCCGCGGGAGACCGGGTGCTGGTGCAGATGGCGACGGCGCTGCAACAGGCGCTGCGGCTCGGCGACGAGCTGTTCCGGGTCGGCGGCGACGAGTTCGTCGCGGTCATCGACGTGCCCAGCGCCGCCGAGGCGATGCGGATCTCCGAGCGGCTGCTCTCGGCGGCGCGGGCGACCGGCCGCACCATCAGCGTCGGCGTGGCGGTCCAGCGCGAGCAGGAGAGCCCCGAAGCGGCCCTGTATCGCGCGGACCAGGCCCTCTACAAGGTCAAACGAGCCGGCCGCAACAACGCCCTCCTCGCCGACTGACCGCACTCCCGACTGCGTTCCAGCGCCACAGCGTTCCAGCAGTTTCGGGGAAAGTGCTGGAATCTCGGGCCCCATTCCGGCAGTTTCCCCGAAACTGCACGCATCCCTTCCCCGAAACTGCACGCATCACGCCCACCCCGGCCAGGCGGGGAGGGACGGGCGTCAAGAAGGGCACCCTCTACCGCGCGATGCGATGAGAAGGTGCCCTTCTTGCCTCAGTCAGCGGGAGAGTTCCGTGGCGAGGAGTTCGGCGATCTGGGCGGTGTTCAGGGCGGCACCCTTGCGCAGGTTGTCGCCCGTCACGAAGAAGTCCAGCGCGCGCGGGTCGTCGACGGCCCGGCGGATGCGGCCGACCCAGGACGGGTCGGTGCCGACGGCGTCGATGGGCATCGGGAACTCCCCGGCGCCGGGGTCGTCCACGACGATGACGCCGGGGGCGCTGTCCAGCACCGCGCGGGCGTCGCCCGCGTCGACCTCGGACCCGAACACCGCGTGCACGGCGACCGAGTGGCCGGTGACCACGGGGACGCGTACGCAGGTCGCGCTGACCTTCAGGCCGGGCAGCCCGAGGATCTTCCGGGACTCGTTGCGCATCTTCAGCTCTTCGCTGGACCAGCCGCCGTCCTTGAGCGAGCCCGCGAACGGCACCACGTTGAGCGCGACCGGCGCCGCGAACGGGCCGAGGTCGTCGCCGACGGCGTGGCGGACGTTGCCGGGCCGCGAGCCCAGCAGCCGGTCCCCGGCCACCTTGGTGAGCTGGTCGTGCAGGGCGTCGACGCCGGACTGGCCGGCCCCGGAGACCGCCTGGTACGACGCGAGCACCAGTTCCTTGAGGCCGTACGCGTTGTGCAGGGGCGCGATGGCCACGATCATCGCCAGGGTCGTGCAGTTGGCGTTGGCGATGATGCCCTTGGGCCGGTTGCGCGTCTGCTCCGGGTTGATCTCGGGCACGACCAGCGGCACGTCCGGGTCCATCCGGAACGCGCCGGAGTTGTCGACCGCGACCGCGCCGCGCGCGACGGCGATCGGGGCCCAGATCGCGGAGACCTCGTCGGGCACGTCGAACATCGCCACGTCGACGCCGTCGAAGGCCTCCTCGCTGAGCGCGACGACCTCGACCTCCTCGCCGCGGACCGTCAGCCGGCGCCCGGCGGAGCGGGCCGAGGCGATGAGGCGGATCTCGCCCCACACGTTGCGGCGGTGGCTGAGGATGTCGAGCATCACCGTGCCGACGGCGCCGGTGGCGCCGACGACGGCGAGGGTGGGGAGCCTGCCGGGGGTGGGCATGGGCACGGCCGTCACCTGCCGGTACCGGCGTAGACCACGGCCTCCTCGGACCCGCCGAGCTCGAACGCGTCGTGGACGGCGCGGACGGCCTCGTCGAGGTCGGTGTCGCGGCAGACCACGGAGATGCGGATCTCGGAGGTGGAGATGATCTCGATGTTGACGCCCGCGCGGGCCAGCGCCTCGCAGAAGGTCGCGGTCACGCCCGGGTTGGAGCGCATGCCCGCGCCGACCAGCGAGATCTTGCCGATGTGGTCGTCGTAGAGCAGGCCCTTGAAGCCGACGCGCTCCTGGACCTTCTGGAGCGCGGCCATGGCGGTCGGCCCGTCGACCTTGGGCAGGGTGAACGAGATGTCGGTGCGGCCGGAGGCCTCGGTGGAGACGTTCTGCACGATCATGTCGATGTTGATCTCGGCATCGGCCAGCGCGCGGAAGATGTTGGCCGCCTCGCCCGGCTCGTCCGGCACGGAGACGATCGTGATCTTGGCTTCACTGCGGTCGTGCGCCACGCCGGTGATGAGTGCTTGCTCCACGGAAAGGTCCTCCATTGATCCGGTGACGAGGGTTCCGGTCTTGGTCGAGTACGAAGAGCGGACGTGGATGGCCAGCCCGAACCGGCGCGCGTACTCCACGCTGCGCAGGTGCAGGATCTTGGCACCGCTGGCCGCCAGTTCGAGCATCTCCTCGTACGTGATCTGCTCGACCTTCTTGGCGTTGGGCACGATCCGGGGGTCGGCGCTGTAGACGCCGTCCACGTCGGTGTAGATCTCGCACACGTCGGCCTTGAGCGCGGACGCCAGGGCCACCGCGGTGGTGTCCGAGCCGCCCCGGCCGAGGGTGGTGATGTCCTTGGTGTCCTGGGAGACGCCCTGGAAGCCCGCCACGATCACGATCGCGCCCTCGTCGAGCGCGCCGCGCAGCCGGCCCGGCGTCACGTCGATGATGCGCGCCCTGCCGTGCGTCGACGTGGTGATCACGCCCGCCTGCGATCCGGTGTACGACCGGGCCTCGTAGCCCAGGTTGTGGATCGCCATCGCCACCAGCGCCATCGAGATGCGCTCACCGGCGGTCAGCAGCATGTCGAACTCGCGACCGGGCGGCAGCGGGCTCACCTGGTGAGCCAGGTCGATCAGCTCGTCCGTCGTGTCGCCCATCGCCGACACCACCACGACCACGTCGTTGCCGGCCTTGCGCGTCGCCACGATCCGCTCGGCTACCCGCTTGATCCGCTCGGCGTTGGCGACCGATGAACCGCCGTACTTCTGCACCACGAGGGCCACGGTGCCGGGCTCCTCTCCACGTCAGGGCTTAGGGACGTCTCAGCTTAACTGCGCCCTCCGCGAGCACCTGCGGCTCGATCCCAGCAGTCGGGCGGCGGTGCTGGTGGCGTACGAGATCCTCTGCCGCACCGGCTCGCCCACCCTCCGGTCGTCCGCCGGGTCCGGGCTCCCGCCGGAAGAAATCTGTACTGTGACACCCGCCACACCGAGTGCGGTGCGCCGGGGAGTGGAACCGGGCGGCGACAATGGGCCCGTGCGTCGGGCTGCCCTCACCCCCCTTGCCTTGATCGTCGCGACTGTCGCCCTGTCGGGCTGCGGGGACACCGTCCCCCAGGCCACGCCGAGCGCCAGCGCGACGGCCGCCGCCGGTCCGGTCGAGCCGACCGAGCCGCGCGCCCAGCTCGCCGGGCGGGCCGCGGCAGCCAAGGACCTCAAGCAGGTCGCCACGTACACCTTCACCTCGCCGAAACGGCCGGTGCGCCGGGTGACCATCACCCGGGCGATCGACCGCACCTGGCGCATCGACCTGCCCGGCGGCGCGCAGAGCGGCCAGGTCGACATCGCGCTGGTCTGGACCGCCGGGGCGCTGCACCAGTGCGCCCTGCCCGCGGGCAACCACCCCTACGCCGGCTGCGTGCGGCTGCCCGGGGCGCTGCCCGCCAAGGCCGACGTGAAGCTGGAACACCTGGTCACCGACTGGCTGACCGTGCTCACCGACCGCCGCGCGGCACTGGCCGTGGCCGAGGTCGACGCGCTGCCGGGCGCCATCGGCCGCTGCTACTCGGTGGAGTCGTCGGCGGCCAGCCTCAAGCTGCCGATGGACCCGGGCATCTACTGCTTCGAGAGCGACGGCACGCTGACCGCGGCCCGGGTCGGCTTCGGCACGCTGATGCTGGTCGGGGCGCCCGCGCCGGGCCCGCAGACCGTGCAGCTGCCCGGCCCGATCGTGCCCGGCCAGCCGCTGCCGATCAACGCCCCGCCCTCCCCCAGCCCGTCCGTCTCGGCCTCCGGCACCCCGAGCCCATCCCCGAAGGCGTGACAGCAGACGCTGTCCACAGCCGAGAATCGGCGGTATCTCTGGATCTGCCCGTGCCGGTACGCTGAAACTCCTTACGCGTCGAGCAGGGAGGGTGATGATCGTGACTGTGACCATCGATCTGCCCAGCGATGGCGTGATCACGCGCGCGACGTTCGAGAACCTGCCCACGCCCAACCGGGGCTGGGCATGGGAGTTGCACGACGGAAGGCTGGAGCTCGTCCACATGCCGGTCACCATCTGGCACTGGCAGATCATCCTGATGATCCTGGAGCACTGGCGCCGCCACGGGCACGAGGTCGCCGGGGAGCAGTACGTCGCGGACAGCGGTTTCGTCCGCGGCGGCAGCGGCCGCAACAACTTCGTCGCCGACGGCGTCGTCTTCGTCGCCGGGCACCGGCCCCGACCTCGCGATACGACCCACGACGCGGGAGTCATCCACGTCGTAGTCGAGGCCGTCTCGGACCGCAGCGAGGAGAACGACGCCGTGAACAAGTTCGGTGTCTACGCGGCTCTCGGCGTCGAGCACTACTGGATCGTGCGCGGGGACGCGGACGCAGACCAGGTCGACGGCATGATCACCATGCACGTCCTGCGCGACGGGGCATACGAGGTAGCCGGACACCGCATGGTCTCCCGTCTTGGCGAAGGATCCTGAAACCGCAGGTCGGCGAGCACGGGGCAGCAGGATGAGCACCCGTCCGGTGGGATGTCCGGCATGGGGGTACGCGAGAACCTGGTCCCGCCCGCCGGTGTCGCCCGGCAGCTGGCCGTCCAGAGTCTGCTGTTCGGGGTCGGGCAGGGCACCTTCCTCACCGGCAGCGCCGTCTTCTTCACCCGCGTCGTCGGCCTGCGCCCGCACGAGATCGGCCTCGGACTGTCCGCCGCCGCGGCGACGGCGCTGCTGCTCTCCGTACCGCTGAGCTCGCTCGCCGACCGGCTCGGCCCGCTGATGCTCTGGAGCCGGGGCGTCGCGCTGCAGGGGCTGCTGTTCGCGGTGTGGCCGCTCGTGCGCGGGTTCGCCACGTTCCTCGTGGTGATCGTGGCCGTGGAGCTGCTCGGCACCGTGGCACAGGCCGGGCGCAGCGTGTATCTGATCGAGGCCCTCGACCCGAAGGAACGCGTGCGGACGCTCGCCTTCTCCCGCTCCTGGCTCAACGTCGGCTGGTCACTGGGTGCCGGGCTCGCCGCCCTGGCGCTGGCGATCGACGCCCGGCCCGCGTACTACGCGATGGTGCTGGTCAACAGTGTTCTGCTGCTCGGCAACGCCGTCTTCATCGCCAGGCTGCCCGGGGCCGGGCAGCGCCGCGAGGCCCGGGCCGAGCGCCCGCGCGTGCTGGAGGTGTTCCGCGACCGGCCCTACCTGGCGGTCACCGCCGTCTGCGCGGTGATGGGCTGCTTCGTCACGGTGGAGCTGGAGGTGGCTCCGCTCTGGCTGCTGCACGACACCGACGCGCCGCGCTGGTGGCTGGGCGTGCTCACCCTGATCAACACATTGATGGCCACGACGTTGCAGGTGGCGCTGACCAGCGGGACGCACACCCTGCCCGGGGCCGTGCGCGCGCTGCGGCTGGGCGGCGTCGCCGCGGCGGTGGGCTGCCCGGTCTACCTGCTCGCGGGCGGCACCAGCGGCTGGCTGACGATGGCGCTGCTGGCGGTGGCCACGGTGCTGCTGACCCTGTGCGAGCTGCTTCAGTCGGCGGGCGCGTGGACCCTGATGGCCGAGCTGCCGCCGGCGGAGCGGCGGGGCGCGTACCTCGGGGCGTACCGGATGGGCACGTCGGCGCAGATGATGATCGGGCCGGCGGCGCTGATCGCGCTGGCGGTCAGCACGGGCGGGTGGGGCTGGCTGGTGATCGCCGGGCTGTTCGCGGTCGGGGCGCTGATCATCGGGCCGGTGGTGGGACGTGCGGCGGACTCGCGTCCCAGTCTTCGGGCAACTGCTCCCGCAACGGCCACAGCGGCGTAAAGTCGACCACTGTCATGCGGTACGTGAGCCTCCTGCTTCGCTGCCGCGACGAGGCCTAGCCGCTGCCCACTGCGCAGCCACACCGGCACCTCGTCGCGGAGTAGCGGCGCGTGCCCGTTTGCCGGTTTCCGTTCAGCTCCCGGTCCCGGCATTTCTGTTGCCTGGTCAACGACATCGATCCACGTGCCCGTGTGCTTGACCACACAACCGCGTCGGATCGCGCGACCCGCATGACTTTCAAGGAGCATGGAACCCATGTCTGCTGCAGCTCAGCGCCCCAGCAAGATGCCCTTCCAGCGTTATCGCGGCTACCACGAGCAGTTCCGCGTGGACGTCGCCGACCGGACCTGGCCCACCCGCCGCGTCGAGGCCGCCCCGCAGTGGTGCGCGGTCGACCTGCGCGACGGCAACCAGGCCCTGATCGACCCGATGTCCCCCGACCGCAAGCGCCGCATGTTCGAGCTGCTGGTCAAGATGGGATACAAGGAGATCGAGGTCGGTTTCCCGGCGGCCAGCGAGACCGACTTCTCGTTCGTGCGGCAGCTCATCGAGGAGCAGCTGATCCCGGACGACGTGACCATCCAGGTGCTGGTGCAGTGCCGCGAGCACCTGATCGAGCGGACGTTCGAGAGCCTGCGCGGGGCGAAGCGGGCGATCGTGCACTTCTACAACTCGACCTCCACGCTGCAGCGCGAGGTGGTGTTCGGGCTGGACACCGACGGCATCACGGCGATCGCGACCGACGGGGCGCGGCTGTGCCAGAAGTACGCCGAGATGATCACCCCCGACACCGAGATCCGGTACGAGTACTCGCCCGAGTCCTACACGGGCACGGAGCTGGAGTACGCGCTGGAGGTGTGCTCGGCGGTGATCGAGGTCATCGACCCGACGCCCGAGCGCCCGCTGATCATCAACCTGCCCGCCACCGTCGAGATGGCCACGCCGAACGTGTACGCCGACTCGATCGAGTGGATGCACCGCCGCCTGCCGCGCCGCGACTCGGTCATCCTGAGCCTGCACCCGCACAACGACCGGGGCACCGGCGTGGCCGCCGCCGAGCTGGGCCTGCTGGCCGGCGCGGACCGGATCGAGGGCTGCCTGTTCGGCAACGGCGAGCGCACCGGCAACGTCGACCTGGTCACGCTGGGCCTGAACCTGTTCAGCCAGGGCATCGACCCGAAGGTCGACTTCACCGGCATCGACGAGATCAAGCGCGCCGTGGAGTACTGCAACCAGCTGCCGGTGCACGAGCGGCACCCGTACGCCGGTGACCTGGTCTACACGGCGTTCTCCGGCTCGCACCAGGACGCGATCAAGAAGGGCCTGGACGCGCACGCCCGCAAGGCCGCCAAGGCCGGGGTGCCGGTCGAGGACTTCGAGTGGGGCGTGCCCTACCTGCCGATCGACCCGAAGGACCTGGGGCGCTCGTACGAGGCCGTGATCCGGGTCAACTCGCAGTCCGGCAAGGGCGGCGTCGCGTACATCATGAAGTCCGAGCACCAGCTGGACCTGCCGCGCCGCCTGCAGATCGAGTTCTCCGGCGTGGTCCAGCGCCGCACCGACGACGCCGGTGGCGAGGTCACCCCGGCCGAGATGTACGCGATCTTCGCCGACGAGTACCTGACCGACCGCCGCCTGGCGGTGCGCTCGTACTCGGTGGCCACGGTCGACGGCAAGGTGGAGCTGGCCGCCGAGGCGGACCTCGACGGCAGCGCCTGTCGCCTGACCGGGGTGGGCAACGGCCCGATCGACGCGTTCATCCACGCGCTGTCCGACCACAGCGTGCGGGTGCGGGTGCTGGACTACGCCGAGCATGCGCTGACCAGCGGCGGTGACGCCCAGGCGGCCGCGTACGTCGAGTGCGACGTCGACGGCGAGACCCGCTGGGGCGTGGGTGTCGACGCCAACATCGTGACGGCCTCGCTGAAGGCGGTCGCGAGCGCGGTCAACCGCAGCTGACGACGTTCACGAGGAGGGGCACCGGCCGTACTCGGGCAGGTGCTCCTCCTTCTGTCTGCGCACCTCGGCCTTGGTCAGGGGCACGTGCGGGCAGACGAACAGCGCCACCGCCGCCGCGACGACCAGCACCCCGGCCGCCCACAGCGCCGCCTGCCGGTAACCGGCGGTCATCGGCCCGGCCTGCTCGTACTGTTCTCCGGTGAGCCCGACGAGCAGCGGCAGCACGGCCACGGCCAGCAGCGACCCGGCGCGGGCGGCGGCGTTGTTGACGCCGCTGGCCACCCCGGCGTGGCGCACCGCGACCGCGGCCAGCACCG is a window from the Catellatospora sp. TT07R-123 genome containing:
- a CDS encoding aspartate-semialdehyde dehydrogenase, which codes for MPTPGRLPTLAVVGATGAVGTVMLDILSHRRNVWGEIRLIASARSAGRRLTVRGEEVEVVALSEEAFDGVDVAMFDVPDEVSAIWAPIAVARGAVAVDNSGAFRMDPDVPLVVPEINPEQTRNRPKGIIANANCTTLAMIVAIAPLHNAYGLKELVLASYQAVSGAGQSGVDALHDQLTKVAGDRLLGSRPGNVRHAVGDDLGPFAAPVALNVVPFAGSLKDGGWSSEELKMRNESRKILGLPGLKVSATCVRVPVVTGHSVAVHAVFGSEVDAGDARAVLDSAPGVIVVDDPGAGEFPMPIDAVGTDPSWVGRIRRAVDDPRALDFFVTGDNLRKGAALNTAQIAELLATELSR
- a CDS encoding aspartate kinase, with protein sequence MALVVQKYGGSSVANAERIKRVAERIVATRKAGNDVVVVVSAMGDTTDELIDLAHQVSPLPPGREFDMLLTAGERISMALVAMAIHNLGYEARSYTGSQAGVITTSTHGRARIIDVTPGRLRGALDEGAIVIVAGFQGVSQDTKDITTLGRGGSDTTAVALASALKADVCEIYTDVDGVYSADPRIVPNAKKVEQITYEEMLELAASGAKILHLRSVEYARRFGLAIHVRSSYSTKTGTLVTGSMEDLSVEQALITGVAHDRSEAKITIVSVPDEPGEAANIFRALADAEINIDMIVQNVSTEASGRTDISFTLPKVDGPTAMAALQKVQERVGFKGLLYDDHIGKISLVGAGMRSNPGVTATFCEALARAGVNIEIISTSEIRISVVCRDTDLDEAVRAVHDAFELGGSEEAVVYAGTGR
- a CDS encoding Uma2 family endonuclease, which codes for MTVTIDLPSDGVITRATFENLPTPNRGWAWELHDGRLELVHMPVTIWHWQIILMILEHWRRHGHEVAGEQYVADSGFVRGGSGRNNFVADGVVFVAGHRPRPRDTTHDAGVIHVVVEAVSDRSEENDAVNKFGVYAALGVEHYWIVRGDADADQVDGMITMHVLRDGAYEVAGHRMVSRLGEGS
- a CDS encoding MFS transporter translates to MGVRENLVPPAGVARQLAVQSLLFGVGQGTFLTGSAVFFTRVVGLRPHEIGLGLSAAAATALLLSVPLSSLADRLGPLMLWSRGVALQGLLFAVWPLVRGFATFLVVIVAVELLGTVAQAGRSVYLIEALDPKERVRTLAFSRSWLNVGWSLGAGLAALALAIDARPAYYAMVLVNSVLLLGNAVFIARLPGAGQRREARAERPRVLEVFRDRPYLAVTAVCAVMGCFVTVELEVAPLWLLHDTDAPRWWLGVLTLINTLMATTLQVALTSGTHTLPGAVRALRLGGVAAAVGCPVYLLAGGTSGWLTMALLAVATVLLTLCELLQSAGAWTLMAELPPAERRGAYLGAYRMGTSAQMMIGPAALIALAVSTGGWGWLVIAGLFAVGALIIGPVVGRAADSRPSLRATAPATATAA
- the leuA gene encoding 2-isopropylmalate synthase, which codes for MSAAAQRPSKMPFQRYRGYHEQFRVDVADRTWPTRRVEAAPQWCAVDLRDGNQALIDPMSPDRKRRMFELLVKMGYKEIEVGFPAASETDFSFVRQLIEEQLIPDDVTIQVLVQCREHLIERTFESLRGAKRAIVHFYNSTSTLQREVVFGLDTDGITAIATDGARLCQKYAEMITPDTEIRYEYSPESYTGTELEYALEVCSAVIEVIDPTPERPLIINLPATVEMATPNVYADSIEWMHRRLPRRDSVILSLHPHNDRGTGVAAAELGLLAGADRIEGCLFGNGERTGNVDLVTLGLNLFSQGIDPKVDFTGIDEIKRAVEYCNQLPVHERHPYAGDLVYTAFSGSHQDAIKKGLDAHARKAAKAGVPVEDFEWGVPYLPIDPKDLGRSYEAVIRVNSQSGKGGVAYIMKSEHQLDLPRRLQIEFSGVVQRRTDDAGGEVTPAEMYAIFADEYLTDRRLAVRSYSVATVDGKVELAAEADLDGSACRLTGVGNGPIDAFIHALSDHSVRVRVLDYAEHALTSGGDAQAAAYVECDVDGETRWGVGVDANIVTASLKAVASAVNRS